GACTGGACGCCGGAGGGGTCGGACTGGGTGACGGACTCGAACATGTTGATCACCGTGTCCGCGGTCTCCGGGCTGACCACCTGGGTGCGGTTGGGTTCGGCGGACTCGCGGACGCTGCCGTCGGGGCCGGTGATCTCGTTGATGATGCGGGGTTCGATGCGTTCACCGTTGTTGGCCAGGGCCTGGTAGATGCTGGCCATCTGCAGGGTGGTCAGGGACATGCCCTGGCCGATGGGCAGGTTGGCGAAGGTGCCGCCCGACCACTGCTCCAGCGGGGGCAGCAGGCCGGAGGACTCGTTGGGCAGTTCGATTCCGGTGGGTTGGCCGATGCCGAAGCGGGAGAGGTAGTCGGCGAACTTCTCCTCGCCGAGTCGGTCGGCGAGCATGAGGGTGCCCACGTTGGAGGACTTACCGAACACGCCGGTGGTGGTGTACGGCACGACGCCGTGGTCCCAGGCGTCCTTGACGGTCACGCCGGCCATGTTGATGGAGCCGGGCACCTGGTGCACCTCGTCCGGGGTGGTCAGGCCTTCCTCCAGGGTGGCGGCGGCGGTGATGATCTTGGCCACGGAGCCGGGCTCGAAGGGATGCGAGATGGTCTTGTTCTCGAAGTCCTTGCCGGCCTCGAGCTGGCGCGAGATGTTGCCGTTCGGGTCGATGGTGTCGGTGTTGGCCATGGCCAGGACGTCACCGGTGGCGACGTCGAGGACGACAGCCTCGGCGGAGTTGGCCTGCGAGTTGGACTTGGCCTGCTCGAGCAGCTGCTGGACGTAGGTCTGCAGGTCCAGGTCGAGGGTGAGTTCGACGCCGGCGCCGTCGACGGCGGGGACGACGTCGCGGAGGGTGCCCGGAATGACCTGCCCGTCGGTGGAGACGTCCTCGGTGGAGCGGCCGTTGATGCCGGACAGGGTGGAGTCGGCGGATGCCTCGAAGCCGAACTGGCCCTGGCCGTCCATGGACACCTTGCCGATGATGTTCTCCCCGATCGCTCCGTTGGGGTACTGGCGGATGTCCTGGTGGTCGGCGGCCACACCGTGGAAGGTGGCGGCGATCTCGGCGGCGACGTCGGGGTCGACGTTGCGCACGAGGACCTCGTAGCTGGTCTCGGCCTCCAGCTTGTCCAGGATCTCCTCGTCCTTGACCTCTTCGGAGCCCTCGGCCACGGCACCGGCGTCCTCGATCATCTCGGGGATCTCCCGGGACATGCGTTCGAGGACGTCCTGCACCCGGTCGTCGAGTTCGTCGCTGATCTGCTCGGGGGACTTGCCCACGTTCTCACCGTCGACCCGCATCTGCAGGTCCTGCTGCTGGCGGAGTTCATCCCGCAGCAGCATCGGCGAGACGGTGAGGCTTCGTGCCTGCATGGTGTAGGCGAGCTGGTTGCCTTCCCGGTCGATGATCTCGCCGCGGCGGGCGGGGTCGACGTAGACGCGGGCGCGCTGTTCCTCGGCCTGCGCGGCCAGTTCCGGGCCCCACACGATCTGCACCCAGCCGAGTCGGCCGATGAGCAGGACCGCGAGAATGACGAAGACACCCTTGAAGATGGTCATCCGTCGGCGGTCGTTCGGCCCCTTCCGGGGTCGGTAGCTCACTCCGGCGGGTGATGCCGGTGCTTCTCGACGCCGCCGGTCATCCCGATGCGGTGCCTGCGGACTCCGCTGCGCGCGCTGCGCCCGCTCGGCCTGGGCCGAGCGGGCGCCTGCATAGGCCCGGGACGATGACGAACGACGGGACGAGTCGCCTCGTCCCGCACCTCGTCGTGGCCGCTGTGGCCCTCCGGTCCCTGGGGGTGTCACTGCCCGTCTTCACCTGCCTGGTTGTCGTCCTCTGGTGCTGCGTCTGCCATGTCCGGCGCAGCCTCCTCCGGCACGTTCTCGTCGGCCGCCTCCGCCGGGGCGGGGACGTTCGGAGCGTAGGGCGCCACTCCCGGCGCAGGTGCCGGGGGTGCCGACGCCGGCCGTTCCGTGGCCGGCAACTGGTGTCCCTGCGGCACGGCTTCGAGGTTGTCGCCGAGCTCGTTGATCTCCTCCGAGCCGGAGGAGGCCTGCCCCGGTCGGACCGGAGCGCCGTTGACGTCAATGATAGGTCGCACGGCCGGATCCGCCGGGCGCTCCTCCACAATGTCGCCGTTTTCTTTCACGGCCAGAATTCCGGGCTGGGCGGGCAGCACCATGCCCATCTCCCCGGCCCGGCGGGTGATCTCCGCGGAGGAACGCACGTTCTCCAGGTCCCGGTTGAGGGTCTCCAGCTGGTTGGACAGCTGCCGGTCCTGGGAGGCGAGCTGCTGCATGTGGAAGGTCTGCTGGGTGGACACACCCGACAGCCACATGGCCAGGGCCACGCCCGCGATGAGGAGGACGAAGGAGGTCGCACCGAGCTTGGCCAGCAGCGTGGTCTGCCGGGTGGTGGTGACCCGACGGCCGCGGACGGAGACGACCTGCTTCGAGCCGAGCCGGTTCTGGTACGGCTTCCGGCGCGTCGGCAACGGCGCGTGGGGGTCCCGGCCCGGCACCCGGGTGGGGGCGGTGTCGCGACGCAGGGCGCGTGGCTGGGTGTCCCGGTCGAGCACCGCGGTGCTGCCCCGGTACCCGCCGGTGACGGTCCCGGTGGTGAAGTCACGGCTGGCGCGCATGGTGGTCCGGTCCTTGCGGTCGTGGTCCTGTGTGATCACGGCTTACCCCTCATCCTGGGCGGAGATTTTCTCGATGGCACGGACCCGCACCGGTGCGGCACGGGGATTGTCGTCGATTTCGGCGTCGGTGGCCTTCTCGGCACCGCGGGTGACGGTGCGGAACTTCGGCGCGGTTCCGGGAAGGTCCACCGGCAGGCCGGGTGGAGTGGTGGATTTGGTCAGGTCGGTGAAGGCGTTCTTGACGATGCGGTCCTCGAGCGACTGGTAGCTCATGAACACCGCCCGGCCGCCGACGGTGAGCAGGCCGGTGATGATCGGCAGCACGTTCTCCAGCGCCTCCAGTTCGGCGTTGACCTCGACGCGCAGCGCCTGGAAGGTGCGCTTGGCGGGGTGACCGCCGGTACGCCTGGTCGCCGCCGGAATCGTGGCGTAGAGCAGCTCCACGAGCCGTTCCGAGGTGGTGAAGGGTTCCTTCTCCCGTTCGCGGAGCACCGCCGAGGCGATCTTCCCGGCGAAGCGCTCGTCACCGTAGGTCTTGAGGATGCGCGCCAGGTCGCCGTGGCCGTAGGTGTTGAGGACGTCCGCGGCGGTGATGCCCGTGGTGGGGTCCATCCGCATGTCCAGCGGGGCATCGACCCGGTAGGCGAAGCCCCGGTCCAGCTGGTCGAGCTGCATGGACGACACCCCGAGATCGAACAGGGCGCCGGCGACGCCGTACTCCCGGGCCAGATCCATGATCGCGCCCTCGTCCTCGGTGATGGCGTCACCGATTCCGTCGAACCGCGTCTGGACCCCGACGAAGCGGTCACCGAAGGGAGCGAGCCGCTGCCGGGCGTTGCCCAGGGCGACCGGATCCCGGTCCACACCGATGACGTGGGCGTCGGGGAAGCTGCGGAGGAAGTGCTCAGTGTGGCCACCGGCCCCGAGGGTGCCGTCGACGATGACCGCCCGCTCCCCCAGTTCCCGGACGGCCGGTGCCAGCAGGTCGGTGACCCGGTCGCGCAGGACGGGGACATGGCCGTGGTTGGCCCGGATATCGAAGGTCATGTCATCGGTGTGCTCGGCCACGGTGCTCCCGCCCCCTTCCGCTTGTATGCCCCGGGGTGTGCGGGGTGCGTGTAGGGCCCTGCCCGATGTGTCCATCTGATGTCGGGGAAGTACACCAGAGCTTCACCTCGGGCAGAGTCCGTACACGCGCTCCGCCCGACCCGTACTTCCAGGTCAGAGCAGCCCGCCGAGGACGTCATCTGCATCGGCCGCCGAGAAGGCGGCTTCGGTCTCCTGCTGATATGCGGCCCAGGATTCGGCATCCCAGATCTCGAGAAAGTCCACCGAGCCGATGACCACGCATTCCTTGGTCAGGCCTGCGTACTCACGGTGGCCGGCCGACAGGGTGATGCGTCCGTTGCCGTCGGGCCGCTGTTCATCCGCACTGGCAGCCAGATTTCGGATGAAGGCACGGGCCTCCGGGTTGGTGCGGGACACGGCCGCGGCCTTGCGGGCGCGGGCCGCGAACTCATCCCGGGGATAGACCGCAAGGCTGTGGTCCTGCCCCTTCGTGATCATCAACCCACCGGCCAGCTCCTCGCGGAACTTGGCCGGAAGTGTCAGTCGTCCTTTGTCGTCGAGCTTCGGAGTGTAGGTACCGAGAAACATCCCGGGGCCACCTTCCTTGACTCGATTCCGCCGGTCGGTTCAGTTCTCGCCATGGATTGGAGGAGTCACGGACTCCACTTCTCCACCGCTGTGCCCCACAATACCCCACTTTGCCCCACAGACAAGAACAATCAGCCCCACCTACACGGCAGGATTCAGCGAATCCGCTGGTAAACGGTCACGAAAAAAGTGGGGTGGCCGCCCGCAGGCATGCCCCGGACGCCCCGGACGCCCACCTCTGCAATCACTTCAGCCCCATCAACACCACAAAGAAGTTAAGCAATCACCACCCCCTTCTCTCGCTGTCGCAATGTCCAACTGCAGAATCGCACCACTTCCCACACCGGCGACGGCCGCATCGGGGACCTGTGGGGGAAAGTGGGGGAACCTGGTGGGGGAAAGTGGGGATCAACCCGGATGCGGGCCCCGCAGTCGGGTGCCCAGAATCAGAAAACCCGCCGA
Above is a window of Corynebacterium suedekumii DNA encoding:
- the mraZ gene encoding division/cell wall cluster transcriptional repressor MraZ, with product MFLGTYTPKLDDKGRLTLPAKFREELAGGLMITKGQDHSLAVYPRDEFAARARKAAAVSRTNPEARAFIRNLAASADEQRPDGNGRITLSAGHREYAGLTKECVVIGSVDFLEIWDAESWAAYQQETEAAFSAADADDVLGGLL
- the rsmH gene encoding 16S rRNA (cytosine(1402)-N(4))-methyltransferase RsmH → MTFDIRANHGHVPVLRDRVTDLLAPAVRELGERAVIVDGTLGAGGHTEHFLRSFPDAHVIGVDRDPVALGNARQRLAPFGDRFVGVQTRFDGIGDAITEDEGAIMDLAREYGVAGALFDLGVSSMQLDQLDRGFAYRVDAPLDMRMDPTTGITAADVLNTYGHGDLARILKTYGDERFAGKIASAVLREREKEPFTTSERLVELLYATIPAATRRTGGHPAKRTFQALRVEVNAELEALENVLPIITGLLTVGGRAVFMSYQSLEDRIVKNAFTDLTKSTTPPGLPVDLPGTAPKFRTVTRGAEKATDAEIDDNPRAAPVRVRAIEKISAQDEG
- a CDS encoding peptidoglycan D,D-transpeptidase FtsI family protein, giving the protein MTIFKGVFVILAVLLIGRLGWVQIVWGPELAAQAEEQRARVYVDPARRGEIIDREGNQLAYTMQARSLTVSPMLLRDELRQQQDLQMRVDGENVGKSPEQISDELDDRVQDVLERMSREIPEMIEDAGAVAEGSEEVKDEEILDKLEAETSYEVLVRNVDPDVAAEIAATFHGVAADHQDIRQYPNGAIGENIIGKVSMDGQGQFGFEASADSTLSGINGRSTEDVSTDGQVIPGTLRDVVPAVDGAGVELTLDLDLQTYVQQLLEQAKSNSQANSAEAVVLDVATGDVLAMANTDTIDPNGNISRQLEAGKDFENKTISHPFEPGSVAKIITAAATLEEGLTTPDEVHQVPGSINMAGVTVKDAWDHGVVPYTTTGVFGKSSNVGTLMLADRLGEEKFADYLSRFGIGQPTGIELPNESSGLLPPLEQWSGGTFANLPIGQGMSLTTLQMASIYQALANNGERIEPRIINEITGPDGSVRESAEPNRTQVVSPETADTVINMFESVTQSDPSGVQSGTGVGGAIPGYQTSGKTGTAQKVDPNTGAYSQSAYWITFAGVAPADDPRFVVAVMVDEPTRGVEEGGAGGQSAAPIYRDIASWLLNRDNIPPSPPDEELKILQAY